From Cetobacterium ceti:
CTTTTATACGACCTATTAATGCTAAAGCTAATGTTTTTGGTATTCTTTGATATTCGGTCAACTCTCCATCTTTTCGCATTCTAATTCTATAATCTTCTAAATATGGCTCAATATGTATATCACTTATTTCATTTTCATATCCATAATTTATAAGATTATTAAATAATTCTTCAACCTTTGAAGTGCTTTTTTTAGATATATCTGCAACTTCTTTCTCAAAAAAACTATTTCTTATCATAAGATTATCTCCGAGGATATTCATTCAAAGAAATTAAATTAAAAATATTTTCTCCAACTTTATTTGAAATTTCATAAGTTCCCATAATATAACTATTGTCACTTAGTATTCCTTTTAATATAATAAATCCTATTATTTTAATAATAAATTTCTTTTTTCCATCCAATATGATTTTCTCCTCCCACTGAATAATGATAATTCACTATATTTTCATAAGTCGCCTCAGATGCAGATACGTTCTTATAGATATTAATTTTTAAAATTTTACTAATTTGATAATTGTAAAATGCTATCCTATATTTTGCTAAATTATTTTTTCCAAAAATATAAATAGTGAAGGAATTGTTTAAATTCCCCCACTTATTAGTTATCGATTCTATGTAATTTAATTTTATATTTTCATAGATCACTGTATATCTTAAATTTTTAGACAATTCTAATGTCTCTATTTTTTCTGAATTTTCTAAATGAATTATTTCGATTCTTTTTTCTTTTAAAAAATTTTTTATTTGGAAATCCTTTCCATCGATCATAGCTTTATTAGTGTAATAATAATAAGTTGAAATTATTTTATTGGTACTTTCCTTTAAAGCTAAATATTCTTTTACCGCTTTATAATTTACCAATCCTAAACTTAATAAAATTCCCAATATTCCTATGGTTACTATAACCTCTAAAAAGGTAAAACCTTTTTTCTTATTTTTTAGCATAAAAAAATACCCCTAAAGATTTTTTGTTATCTCTAAGGGTATATATAATATCTTTTCACTTTTCCTTTTTCCCAAAAAATAAAAATGGCGCTTCTTGCTGGGCTCGAACCAGCGACAACACGATTAACAGTCGTGCGCTCTACCAACTGAGCTAAAGAAGCACTTTTTTAAGATTGGCAACTTTCTATCCTCCCAGGGGGCTGCCCCCCAAGTACTTTCGACGTTTACGAGCTTAAC
This genomic window contains:
- a CDS encoding prepilin-type N-terminal cleavage/methylation domain-containing protein is translated as MLKNKKKGFTFLEVIVTIGILGILLSLGLVNYKAVKEYLALKESTNKIISTYYYYTNKAMIDGKDFQIKNFLKEKRIEIIHLENSEKIETLELSKNLRYTVIYENIKLNYIESITNKWGNLNNSFTIYIFGKNNLAKYRIAFYNYQISKILKINIYKNVSASEATYENIVNYHYSVGGENHIGWKKEIYY